Genomic window (Candidatus Margulisiibacteriota bacterium):
AAACCAATAAATAATGGTTTCTTTATTATTGTTCAAGCGCTGCTCGATGACCGTCACGTTGGTCTGCGGCCGCTTGCCTTTATAAACAAAACTAATGGCGCGTCCCTGCAGCTCGCCGTCTTTGGCCACGCGTCCGGCGATGCCATTCACGCCCTTGGCCTTGAGATCGATCTTTTCCTGAAAACGGTCATATTGAAAATCGCCGGCCATGATGTACTGCGGGTCAAGCCGTTTTTGCAAAGCCACGCTGCCCAGCAGAGCCAGAGCGTTGAGTTTGTACGGACGATTGCCAACATTGAAATAATCGCTGAGTATCGGCTTGTCTTGAACATTGGGGCCGTTATGGAAAAACAAAATATTTTTGCGCTTGGCCGCGCTGCGCAAATAATCCATGATCGTCCAGGCGCCCTCGCCGGATTTGTCATCGCCGGCAAATGTAAAATTAGTTTCCGAAAGCTGCGCCGGATAGACAGCCGGCAGCGTGAATAATTCCAGATTCAGATCGATATTGGAATCCTCGTCAAATAAATTGCCAAAGCCCGGATTGAGCAGCATGCTGTGACCGCCGATCGGATGATGTGTGTATTTATTGAAACGCAACTCGGTGCGCGGGTCGTTGAAAAAAAGGTAGGCGTTGGCCAGCAGCGCGCCGGCGTCGCGGGCATAATCGTTATTGAGGCCGACGATAAAATTGCGCGTGGTCTGCTGGCGCAAAAAAGTATTGACGTCCTGCACAAAGACAACTGGCAGCAAAAACGAAGTAAAGAAAGACTGCGGCCGGTCATAATTGGCAAAATCATCAACATAGCCGAGGGTCAGATCTTCCGGTATCTGATAATCCGCCGGCATTTTGACAGAGAAAACCGCGCTATGAATTTCCTTGATCTTGTTTTTCAAATCCGCTGCCGTCAGCAGACTTTGCAGATTTTTAGCTGTATTATTTTGTTCGACCTCGATCTGCAAAAGCAGTCTATTCACGCGCGTTTTGTTTTCCGCGGCGATCTGCGCTGATCTGGTAACGTAATTGCCGGTCGGCTCGGCATCGGTGATCCAGCCGTAGCCGTCTTCGCGCAAAGTTTTTAGTTCTTTTTGATACGCCGGATAACTGTTCAGCGCCTCATCGCGCAAAACGTTGTAGTAAATATAACTGGCCGTGTCTTTGACATAATATTTTTGCTCAATCACATTATTCAGCGCCGCGACATCGGCCAGCAGCGATTTCAAATTGACACTTTGCAGATGCGTTTGCAGCAAGGCGTCCGCGCGCGCGATAAAATCCTGCCAGGCCTTGTCCTGCCGCGTCCGGTCAAGATAGCGGCCGTAATAAAAATGATAATTTTGGGAAAAATATTTATTGCCGGTTTCGTTGTACTTGTCGATCGTCCAAAACCCGCGCGTGAAGCCGGTCTCATTCATGTAGGTCAGCGAGTTTGGCCAGAAATTATTTTTCTGAAAACTTTTAGCCAATTTTTGCAGCGCAGGCTTCACATACAGCGCGCTGACTTCCGGCAAAACCAGCGTCGCTTTAAAAAGATCGGTGGCGCTACTGAAAGCCGAAGTATACGGCTTATTATTGAACAAAGCGCCCCAATAGCTGCCAGCAAAGTTTGTGTCCGGTAGCGCGTCAAAAATTATCACAAACCCTTCGTCTTGCCAGCTTTTCAAAATTTTGAGCAGCTGATCCAGATCTTTTTCCGAAAAATCCGCCCAGCTCGTAAAAACCTGATGCACGCGGATCGTATTCAAACCGGCTTTTTTCCAGCGCGCGCCCTGTTCGCGGCAAAAACGCGGCAAATCCGCGCCGTAAATCTGCTGCCAGGTCTGAAAAGTTTCACCCACCAGAGTAAAACCGGTCAACGCAAAATCGCCGCCGCCGCGGTAAGTCCACGCGCCGCGCTCGAAACCCAATTTATTGTTTTGCACCGCCGCGCGGATCTGCGCGTCCAGTTTTTGCGCGTCGGCCGAGAGAAAACCCAGCGGATAAGCCTCGGTCAGGCTGACTAAATCCGCTTGATTCAGTTTGCCGGATGTGGCGTGTGTCAAATTAAGCCCGCGGCCCAGAGCGGAAATTTTGGTCTCGCCGCGCCGGCCGGTCAGAGTATGCCTGTCAAAACTGGCGTAATTGGTTAATCGCAAATCGCGGTAATTGACTATGCCGTGAAAACCACCCAGCGTCAGCAGCACTTTCCTGGCTTCGCCCGGGTATTCCGAAGAGTCGATCACGAAACGCTCGGCCTGACCGGCCGCAAAAACACGGTCGATCGTTTTCCAGCTGCCGTCTTTTTCCAGACGGTAAATCGGCGCCTGATGCACATTACCGCTTTTTTCATCCACAATGAAAGCCTGTAAATTGAAGCGCGCGTCCTCCGTGCCGTCAGTCCGAAAACTGACCTCGATCACCTGTCCGTCAAAATCCGCCAGCGTGCTGACGCGGCCGTAAGCCGGTAAAGTTTTTATTTCATAAGCGGCGGTTTTTTTCACCGCATCCAGCGGTAGCTTTTTTAACTCCTCGGCAATATTTTGTTTTTCCAAGCCGGTGGAGAGCAGCCGCTCGGCCAGAACCTCAGCGTGATCGTAATTAAAACTGCCATTGTCTGTTTTTAATTCGTAATTTTTCTGAAATTGAAAACTATTGCTGTCCGCAGAATACAGCGCATACTGCGACCAGAGCAACGGATTGAAAGCCGGTTCTTGCAGTAGCTCCACGCTCAAAACGCTGGCCTCCGGCGCAGAGTTCAACGGCAAAAGCTCCGCGCGGCCTTTGCCCAGCAGCGCGATCTGCCAGTAAAGTTTCACGATCTTTTGATTTTCGTGATGCAGCGGTATGTAATACTCGACCAATCCCCGCCGCGCCAGCGAGAGCCTGCTGAATTGCACATAGCGGCCGCCCTTTTTCTCAAAAACCGGTATGCCGCTGTAGTGAAAAAGCGCGCCGCTCGGCGTCCGCACATCCGCTTCTAAAAAGAAGCCGAAACCTTCCCATTGATTGAGGCCGGTTTCGATATTTTGCAGATCGATATTCATTTGTCCGCGCAGCGCGTTGGCCGAAGGCGGAATATCGATCTCCGTCTTGACCGCTGACCAGCCGCCGGTGTTCCAGTTATTGAAAACCAGTTTGCGCGCGGCCTGCGGCAGATTTTCCTCCACGTAAGCGCCCTGCACAGTCCAGCTCAAGGGCTGGCCGTTGATATTGTCGTAAAAAGAGCCGTCGTTGGGCAGAAAATTGGCGGCATTGTGCATCTGCAGCGCTGGACGGATTATGATATTTTCAATTCCGGCCTGGCCCAAAAAATAATGGCGCCGGTCAGGGCGGTTATCCTGCGGGTCGTTGGCCCGAACAAAATTCATCCTGAGCTGCGCGTATTTCGCGCCACGCTCGCGCGGCACCACGAATAAACTCTTGCGGGTCTGCGCGGTATTGAGCGCCGCGTCGAGGCGCGGATAACGCTCGGAGCCGTTGTCCGCCGGATAGACCTGCTCGCCGTTTTCGTCAAAATAAATCAGCTCGATAGCGTTGTTCGCCCAGTGCGGTGGGTCGCCGTATTTTTGCAACTCGGAATTAAACAACGCCGCAACTTCCAGCTCGCCAATATCGGCCACGCTAAAAATATTCGTGTAGAAACCGCTGTAGTCGGCGGGATTTTGCAAATTGTACTTGATGTTTCTCCGCGCCGGATCAATGGTCAAGGAACGGTCGCCGACAAAAAGCCCCAATCCGGCCGGCCGCAGGTAAACGGAATCCGCGCCGTTAAAAACCAGCGGCGCTTCAACCTTGAATAATTTTTCCACATCAAGTTTTTCCGCGCCTTTCTGCAAAGCGACCCTATTTAGGGCAAACGCTTCGACAGTCGCGCCGCGTTTGGTTTGGTCATAATCCGGCGCGCCGGAAATTTTTAAAATTATCTCCAATCGCGCGGTGTCTTGGGCCACGATAAATTCATGCTCCAGAATACCGCTGTAAGCGGCAATATTCGGCGTTCTATTTAAAACCGGAAAGATCAGATCGTCATTCCAGCCGACGATCCTGCCATTTTGGTCGTACTGCACGACATCGAGAAAAATATTCTGCCAGCCGTAATAGCCGGAGCGCAAATTTCGCGCGTCATACCAGACCGTCAGACGCGCCGCGCCTTTTAACCCGGCCAATTCCCGCGCGTCGTCCACGCCGCCCAGCGCGATTATTGTCCAGGCGTAAGGGTCTTGTTTATTCCGCACGGTCAAATTTTCCAGGTTTTCCACCGCAGCTTTAGGATCATTGGCGATAACCTTGATGTTGAATCCATTGGCGCCTTTGGGCAAATAATTTTTTTTCTGAAAATAAATATCATTAGCAAAATCTTTTTTGTATTTCTTATAAAAACGCTGCGCGGCCGCAAAGTCGTCCGCCGGAAAATAATAATAATTGGCCGGCAGAACATCGCCGCTAAAAACTGTCCCGGGCAGCCCGCACTCGTTTTCTAAAATCTCCCTGTCGCGCACCGGCAAACTGCCCAACTGGCGGGCCTGCGCCGGAGCAAGCACAGCCTCCGGCGGCTCAGCGCCCAGATAAAAATGGTAAAACTCCACCTGCCCGCTGCTGCCAGCGTACATACCGCTGCCAGTGGAATACGCGCCCGGAATATCATGCTGCCAGCTGGTGCGCAGGCCGCCGCGCACATCCGCCGGGGTCACCGGCGAAGTACTGTTGACCGCAAAAGATCGGCCGTTCTCCAGCCGCGCAAAAAACCGCGCGTCGGCCGGATCGGGAATTTCCAACCAGCCGGTGATAATATTGTTCCGTCCCCCAAAATTCAAATACTGGCGGTCGTTCGTGCCCGGAATATTCCACCAGACTTCGTAAGTCTGGCCGCCCTTGATCACAAAAAACGACGGCGCCAAACGCGCCGCATCCGCGGCGCCGGTATATTCTGAAATGAAATACATTTTTTTGCCGATATATTCGTGGACGAAAGGAAAATTGCGCAGATATATTGTCGCGCTCCACTTAGCCTGCTCCTCCGGTTTTTTGATTAGCGCCGGCGCGGTTGGCCGGTCATAGCCGCTGTTGTAGAGATTCCAAAAACCAAAGTAAGCCCAGTCATTTTGCTCGTATTCCACGGCTAACAACAACGCTGCCAGAGAAAAAATAACCGCCAAGTGTTTTAACATTTTTTCTCCTTTGCAATTTGAAATATTTTCTGATTTCGCCGCGCTCCGAGCGCGCCACTACGCACACCCTCGCTGATCCAATCACTGACCCGCGTCTGCCAGCCTTTGCCGCTGGAACGCAAAAAACGCAGCACAAAGTGATTAACCCGTA
Coding sequences:
- a CDS encoding BrnA antitoxin family protein — protein: IRKKFKDSPDLTDSDNPELAAEYFRKAKRPGRPKKEFRKELMTLRVNHFVLRFLRSSGKGWQTRVSDWISEGVRSGALGARRNQKIFQIAKEKKC